Within the Mastacembelus armatus chromosome 23, fMasArm1.2, whole genome shotgun sequence genome, the region GCCTATAGGATTTAGGAAATCATCTGCAAGCGCGCTGTGATCCGACACTGTAATTGGCGATGAGGTTTTAACACCCGTGCGCATTCCtcgcgcgcgcgcacacacacatacacatgcagagagagagagagcgagagagagagagagagacagagcgagagagggagagggagggagagatagagagacagacCGCGGAGAAAACCCATTTTTTTCCGTGCGCTCGCCGATGTCCGCTCCCCTCTTCTAGGCGGAATATGTAGGACGCACTAACTCGGTCGTTACCTTGTGGGACTCCTCTTGTCGCCCATGCCAGACCAAGGTCTATGTGGAGGTGCTGAGACGAGCAGAAGTCTTGTTATTTTCCAATGATTTCAGCAAAGAAGCGATGCGCCTGTGCCGCTCGGCTTCCAGCTGTCGTGGAAACTCCGCTTGGGAAATAGTCACGTGACTCGCGGTAGCCAATCAGAGGCTGGGTTACTTTACGAGGCTGACATTCCGCTTGATGAACCTATGACGCCTTCACGTACCCGCTGTAGCTTCTATTTCTGTGTATTAGCGGTCATACGTATGCATATGATTTGGTAATTACCACAAACGTGTTTCAGGAACGCGCTGTTCATCacctaaatataacacacaTCGGTATGTACGCGGGTTTTCAGTTTAATCAAACACTTCAGCTGATTTCAGATGAGGAAAGAATAACATTGTCAAATAGACACTAACGTGCAGCACACAAAACAGTCTATCGAGAAAATTACGTAACAAAATGAATTAGTAATCTTACTATTAGtgtgaaagaaatgttttgtttttgcacttctAGTCATAAAAGCTGGATGAATTCCTGACAGcacttaaatacaaaaaaaggtTCAGTAGACCATGTGCCCATACTGTTTTAATTGCAATCCTCGTCTTCTACCATTGGGATTTTTTACCATACGAAAATTGCACCACTGTTTTTTGCtgttaactttatttttctcaagTAGTCTTTACCCTGATGTATCAGTGAATACTGGAATGACCTAACAATTATCTTTTCATTAagaaacattgttttattgacTGACATAAAAAATGCCACATACATCACATCCTTTAACTCAGCTCTATGTACATAAAAGAAATATCCAACTGTATCAGTGTAAAAGGAAGcacatttttaacacaaaacaccTTACAAAACTAAATCCATATTAATCAAACAATTTGTCAAAGTCCTAAATATATATTCTTATTAGTCACTGAGCTCCTCCTCATCACTGAAGTATGCATTCTTTTTGATCCTTGGTTTTCTAATACCCAATGATGTTGAAGCATGTGCACCATCCTCTTGAGACGGCGCCcgttttctctgtttctcctcttcctcgATACGGGCTTGCTAGAGGGTACAAAAACAGAACGCAGGACAATgctaaaagaaaatgaaattgatATTTGGGCAGAAAGTTTTCCATGCCCCCTAGTTATTATATTCTATATTACATTGTGttacaagaacagaaaaataatacaaaGTTTCACTCAAAAATtcacaaaatttaaatcagtgaataTTATTCAAAACcttaaatgaaatgtgaatgctttttaaatttgttttacaCAGTATATTTGTACACTCACCTGAAAAGCTATTGCTTGGCTCAGACTATCTAAGGCTGgatcctctccttcttcttcactttcttcttcttcgctATATGGAAAAAAATTAGTGATTGGtgagtagttagcactgttgcctcacagcaagaaggtcgtgggttcgcaacccggcctttctgtgtggagtttgcacgttctccccgtgcttgcgtgggtttactctgggtactccggtttcctcccacagtccaaaaacatacatgtcaggttgattggtgaatctaaattgcccgtaggagtgagtgtgagtgtgagtgtgtgaggttgtctgtctttgtgtgtctctatgtggccctgtgatggactggagacctgtccagggtgtacctctgcctttcacccgagagagagctgggataggctccagcagatccccgtgaccctggctttcaggaaaaagccaGGGTCagaagatagatggatggatggaaaaatgGCAGAGCCTACATTAGGCAATATCTCACAGATTTAACTATAGAATGCTTACACATGCTCAGGTTGTTgagcctttttcttttttttcttttctttcttcttcggAGGTTCCCTCTCTCCCAGCACGTTTTTCGGGCATGCATAGCTCAGATGACCTGTATCCTTAACagttaaaacacaatttattcACAGATTGTATTTCAttcagaacagagagaaaatggtaaatggtctaatacttgtatagcacttctctacactcaagtgcattCGAGGTGCGTTTACACTTTGTCCGTTCACTCACTGCTCACACAATTGCTCATGCACTCATACACTGATGGAACAGCCACagggggcaacttggggttcagtgtcttgtcCAAGGACACTGCAacatgtggactagtgaagccaaggatcaaaccaccaactcTGTGGTTCAtggttgacctgctctaccttcTAAGCCACAgcttatttaaataatattttactgtctaacaagacaaaaaataagaaatttacTGACCCCACATTCGTAACATTTAGTCTTATCTGTGTAGTTCCGTCTTCTTATAAACTCAGCTGCTCGGCCATTATCGATGGCAATGCTTGCTTTCACTGTTCTGCCGAACAACTGGGGGACAAACACATAACTCTGACCAGTGAATATCCATATGTTCAGTGACACACATTGTGAAATAGTTATATTAGTTAATAGTTAATAGTTTGCATTGGAAAATGGCtcacctgtttgttgtttatcgCTCTTGCACAGTTATGGGCTGATTCTCTGTCCAGGAAGAGAACAAATGCCACCCCTTTACTCTGGCGAGTGACTTTATCTTTAACAATTGTAACCCTGAAATAAGCATAGACAGTTATTAATACCTTTGTAAAActtgaaataaatattataacagaaaaagctttcattactattattattatagtagaTTGTTGTGGGATATGTGTTCAATCAATTATGACAGAGTCATTACTTACTTTACAACTTTTCCATATTTGGTGAACAGCTGAAATGAGACAAAGTGGTCTGTTTTACTAGGGAAGTTAactcttatttgtttttttgttaaacaaaaGGATGCCTAACAGCATATAATATCACCAATAAACCCTGGATTACCTTGTGTAGGTCATTGTTGgtcagagagaaaggcagattAGACACATACACGGTGCTTTTGCTTGGTGCCAAACCCCCGCTCATATTGGACGCACAAGACACTGTAAGAAAACCAAATCATTACATCTGTGTAATACATAACCAGGGACTTAGCCAGTTTGATAAGTCCATCTTTAATGTAGATAGTATTAAGTATTTCAGCGTTACTTCCAGCAGCTGAGTACGTTAACCAAAAGACTTACCAACAGTGCTCCCACCGTTAAATTGTATCcaaatgtctttaaaacacCACTATTGGATTATATTTACATGTAGCTGCTCTTTAGCAAGAATAACTCGACACAAATGCTATGTTTGTGCGTCGCTGTTTGACGACGTCATCACTTCCCTCCTCCAATTAAAAAGCCCGT harbors:
- the zcrb1 gene encoding zinc finger CCHC-type and RNA-binding motif-containing protein 1 is translated as MSGGLAPSKSTVYVSNLPFSLTNNDLHKLFTKYGKVVKVTIVKDKVTRQSKGVAFVLFLDRESAHNCARAINNKQLFGRTVKASIAIDNGRAAEFIRRRNYTDKTKCYECGDTGHLSYACPKNVLGEREPPKKKEKKKKKKAQQPEHVEEEESEEEGEDPALDSLSQAIAFQQARIEEEEKQRKRAPSQEDGAHASTSLGIRKPRIKKNAYFSDEEELSD